From a single Poecilia reticulata strain Guanapo linkage group LG2, Guppy_female_1.0+MT, whole genome shotgun sequence genomic region:
- the LOC103461686 gene encoding uncharacterized protein C7orf57 homolog yields MATSSQTSKQSGCNSFLSACTMNSENSLLFSGSCDQPGKSGVRTGYRTQDGHISQIPGLSPTISTPPEEKLRGRRVAVLESDSDYVKLAKQGGHKGLLWHEDINVFTPNPYKPPDWFCTESGDLTTPSIQQKSPGAYPPLEAPFGTNSISPEEEKDDEDNSSGKEKDPDADCNQMEKLQTSNQYGSSNYKRVTFDKKTAPVDMTKLLRFGYAEDGSPQQ; encoded by the exons ATGGCGACGAGTTCACAAACTTCCAAACAGAGTGGGTGCAACAGCTTTTTGTCCGCTTGCACGATGAATTCAGA AAATTCGTTACTTTTCTCGGGTTCCTGTGATCAACCAGGGAAATCTG GTGTCAGGACAGGGTACAGAACACAGGATGGGCACATCTCCCAGATCCCTGGACTGTCCCCAACCATTAGCACCCCGCCCGAGGAGAAGCTCAGAGGGAGAAGAGTTGCAGTGCTGGAGAGCGATTCTGACTATGTGAAACTTGCAAAGCAAGGAGGACATAAGG GACTTTTGTGGCATGAGgacataaatgttttcacaccaaATCCGTACAAACCTCCAGACTGGTTCTGCACTGAATCGGGAGACCTCACTACACCAAG CATCCAGCAAAAAAGCCCTGGAGCCTATCCACCACTAGAGGCTCCCTTTGGGACTAACAGCATTTCaccagaggaggagaaagatgACGAGGACAACAGCAGTGGAAAAGAAAAG gatCCAGATGCTGATTGCAACCAGATGGAGAAGTTGCAGACTTCCAATCAATATGGGAGCAGCAATTATAAGAGAGT AACTTTTGACAAGAAAACGGCTCCCGTTGACATGACTAAGCTGTTGAGGTTTGGCTATGCAGAAGACGGCTCGCCTCAACAGTGA
- the upp2 gene encoding uridine phosphorylase 2, protein MAPILLDCMGNEHNDYIKQQVQVKNPYLDTMEEDILYHFSLSTKTHNLPEMFGDIKFVCVGGSANRMKAFAQFMHHELKLPGIPEDIRDICEGTDRYCMYKVGPVLSISHGMGVPSISIMLHELIKLLHHAQCRDVVLFRLGTSGGVGLAPGTVVITDKAVDYSFLPQFEQVVLGKVITRSTELDEGVASELLQCSSELQNLPTVIGNTMCTHDFYEGQGRLDGALCSFSHEEKLEYLRKAYEAGVRNIEMESTVFAAMCRVCGLKAAVVCVALLNRFDGDQITSSHDVLVEYQQRPQVLVSHFIKKRLGLVA, encoded by the exons ATGGCGCCGATTCTTCTCGACTGCATGGGGAATGAACACAATGACTACATCAA ACAACAGGTTCAAGTTAAGAATCCATATTTGGACACGATGGAGGAGGACATTCTGTACCACTTCAGTTTGAGCACAAAGACTCACAACCTTCCAGAGATGTTTGGAGATATTAAG tttgtgtgtgttggtggCAGTGCGAATCGAATGAAGGCTTTTGCCCAGTTCATGCACCACGAGCTGAAACTGCCGGGAATCCCAGAAGACATCAGAGATATCTGCGAGGGGACCGATCGCTACTGCATGTACAAAGTGGGACCGGTGCTCTCTATAAGT catgGTATGGGTGTCCCTTCCATCTCCATCATGCTGCACGAGCTCATTAAGCTGCTCCATCACGCCCAGTGCCGTGATGTGGTCTTGTTTCGATTGGGAACATCTGGTGGAGTCG GTCTGGCTCCAGGCACAGTGGTGATCACTGACAAAGCAGTGGACTACTCTTTCCTCCCCCAGTTTGAACAAGTTGTTCTGGGTAAAGTTATCACTCGGAGCACTGAGCTGGATGAAGGAGTTGCCAGCGAGCTTCTGCAATGCTCCTCCGAGTTGCAAAACCTTCCAACCGTCATTGGAAACACCATGTGCACCCATGACTTCTACGAAG GTCAAGGCAGACTCGACGGAgctctttgctctttttctcaCGAGGAAAAGCTGGAGTATCTGAGAAAAGCTTACGAGGCTGGAGTGAGAAATATCGAGATGGAATCCACCGTCTTTGCCGCCATGTGCCGAGTCTGTGGCCTGAAAG CGGCTGTGGTGTGCGTTGCCTTACTGAACCGCTTCGACGGCGACCAGATCACCTCCTCTCACGACGTTCTGGTGGAGTACCAGCAGAGACCCCAAGTCCTGGTGTCCCACTTCATCAAGAAACGCTTGGGACTTGTTGCCTGA